Genomic DNA from Anabrus simplex isolate iqAnaSimp1 chromosome 9, ASM4041472v1, whole genome shotgun sequence:
GAACTGTCCTGTaagtggctttttttttttcttttctagagAAGTTGGAACTATGGATTGGATGACTGGTGCAGATGGATTACCTGACAAGAAACCATTTCGAGCATGTCCTTACTGCAGTCAGAAGGTCACCTGTATTTCCCAGCTACAATCACATATAGCAGAATGCCACCCTGGACGAAAGCGGTACCCCTGCTCTCACTGTCCAAAAAATTTTCATTTTCCTACAAGTCTGAAAAACCATCTGAGAAAGCTCAGGAGTAGAAATCACCTAAGTTGtacattttgtaaaaaaaagtACATTACAACTAAGAGCTTGAGGAAACACTTGCAGGCTCATCACCCTGGTCAAGAGTTATACCCATATTTGGTGTGCAAGAGACTTTATCAAAGACAATCAGATCTTGATGACCATAGTAAAACACACAGCAGGACCCCCTTGAGCACATGTACGGTATGCAGAAAGAACTTCCATAACAAGAGAATGTTCTTACATCACATAAATTATCATTTCGCTTGTAAGTAATTTAAAAGTTTCTCTTATGAATAAGGGT
This window encodes:
- the LOC137502153 gene encoding oocyte zinc finger protein XlCOF19-like; translated protein: MEDRVADDLPQVEEVIIKEEARDWELEEQQLEDCLSISLESQQRSEDLKNSDEFKKEIQISTPLQGEVGTMDWMTGADGLPDKKPFRACPYCSQKVTCISQLQSHIAECHPGRKRYPCSHCPKNFHFPTSLKNHLRKLRSRNHLSCTFCKKKYITTKSLRKHLQAHHPGQELYPYLVCKRLYQRQSDLDDHRIDIGTYIVFHFAIDF